A segment of the Desulfurispora thermophila DSM 16022 genome:
GGGAAGATATCGGCACGGGCGATGTTACTACAGAAAGCATTGTTCCGGCGGGATATAACACGATCGGCTTTATCCGGGCCAAAGAGATGGGTGTGGTGGCCGGATTGCCGGTGGCGGCTGCTGTCTTCAAACGTTTGGGTAGAGATATCTCTTTTCAGCCCCGGGCCAGGGAAGGGGAAAAGGTAAAACCTGGTCGCCTGCTGGCCAGAGTAGAGGGTGACGCCCGGGTGATTTTGACCGGGGAAAGGGTGGCGCTCAACTTTTTGCAGCGCCTGTCGGGCATTGCCACATACACAAACAAATTAGCAAGTCTGCTAGAAGGTACGGGAGCCAGGCTTACCGACACCCGCAAGACCACTCCGGGGCTGCGGGTGCTGGAGAAATATGCCGTACGGGTGGGCGGAGGTACCAATCACCGCTTCGGGCTTTATGATGCCGTTTTGATCAAGGACAACCATATCAAGGTTGCCGGTAGTATCAGCAATGCGGTGCAACTGGCCCGGGCCAAGGCACCCCATTCCATGAAAATCGAGGTGGAAGTGGAAAGTCTGGCCGGGGTGGAAGAAGCCCTGGCGGCCGGGGCGGATATTATCATGCTGGACAACATGGACCTGGAAACCATGGCCCGGGCCGTGCAGTTGGTGGCCGGCAGGGCGGTGCTGGAAGCATCGGGCGGGGTGAACGAAAGCAATATTCAAGATATTGCCCGCACCGGGGTGAACCTGATTTCCTGCGGCAGCCTGACCCATTCGGCGCGGGCGCTGGATATAAGCCTGGATGTGGGTGAACTCAAGCCCTGGTCGGGTTACGGTCAGGAAAATTGATTTTGGGAGCGGGGGATTCCCCGCTTGTTATTTTTTGCCGTACTGTGGTAATATAAAGATAATGTTAACCAAAAAAATATTTTTGGTTAACGCTACAACTTGCTTATTTTTTCCCTACCGGCAGTGCTGGAACCAGGAATGGTCGCTAGTGAGTATGAGGTGGGATGGATAAATCTGCAGCCAGTGGTGAAGGGGTTTGGACAGCTTGAAAGA
Coding sequences within it:
- the nadC gene encoding carboxylating nicotinate-nucleotide diphosphorylase, whose protein sequence is MIVDPVLMAKIVERALREDIGTGDVTTESIVPAGYNTIGFIRAKEMGVVAGLPVAAAVFKRLGRDISFQPRAREGEKVKPGRLLARVEGDARVILTGERVALNFLQRLSGIATYTNKLASLLEGTGARLTDTRKTTPGLRVLEKYAVRVGGGTNHRFGLYDAVLIKDNHIKVAGSISNAVQLARAKAPHSMKIEVEVESLAGVEEALAAGADIIMLDNMDLETMARAVQLVAGRAVLEASGGVNESNIQDIARTGVNLISCGSLTHSARALDISLDVGELKPWSGYGQEN